A region of the Anaerolineales bacterium genome:
CTCGCTTCCCCCGGATCCGGAGCGATGCGGGTCGTCGTTTCGTCGAAGGCGTTCACCTCCACCAGCCAGCGGCCGGCTTGCCAGGCCCAAACCCGGTGTTCCTTCCGCCCGCCGGGAAACGAGTAATCGTCCTCCTCCAGAATCACGAGCAGGAAGCCGTGAAAATCCGAGGTTTGGTTTTGGCCGCGCCGGACATCGAATGAATCGACCGCTTCTTCCTCCTTCTCAAACCAGCGCAGTTTGATTTCCAGGCTGTGACCGGCCGCGGCTTGGCAATCTGCCGAGGATTCGGTCAGGGTCGATTGAACGGACCAGTTGCGCTCGTCGCTTTGCTCCGGGCTGGCCGTCGGCTGGGGACTCGCGGTCTTGGCGGGGTTGATCGTCGGCGTGGGGATTTTCGTCGGCGTGGGGCCCTGCCAGGGGGGGCAGACGGCTTCCATCGCCTGCCGCAGAACGGTCTCGGCGTTTTTCACCGGCATGGCGGCGAGTGTGGATTCAGCCGTCGCCGCTGCGTTTTCTCCGGCGGCTTGGCAACCGGCGAGGAAAAAGACGGCCAACAAGGCCGGAAAGGCGGTTGGTTTCATATGGGCAATCCCTCCAAAGTGACGGAATTGTAACGGATTGCGGCGGATTCGGCCATTGTCCGCCGGCAGACGGGAAATGGGATCATGCTATACTGCGGCGGATGAACCGCATCGTCGCCAAGCATGAGCTTTCCCCCGACCGGAACTGCCTGCTCGTCCAGGGCAATCTCACCGCCGAGGCGGTGGACGCGATCGTCAACGCCGCCAACGGCGGGTTGCAGCACGGGGGCGGCGTGGCCGCCGCGATCGTCCGCGCCGGCGGAACCCCGATCCAGGAAGAAAGCGACGCCTGGGTGCGGGCACACGGCGAGGCGACCCACGAACGTCCGGCGGTGACCGGCGCGGGCCGCCTGCCTTGCCAGGCGGTGATCCACGCCGTCGGCCCGGTGTGGGGCTCCGGCGACGAGGATTCCAAGCTGCGCGCCGCCGTCACCGGCGCGCTCGAGGCGGCCCACGAACGCGGATTCGCCTCGATCGCGCTTCCGGCCGTCAGCACCGGAATCTTCGGCTTTCCCAAGCAGCGTGGCGCGCAGGTTATCTTCCAAGCGATCGAGAATTGGGCCGCCGCGCATTCCCAATCCCCGCTATGCGAGATCCGCGTGACAATCCTCGACCAGCCGACGCTCGATATCTTCCAACGGGAGTTCAACCGCCGGTGGAAATAATCACAAGCAAGGCGAACGAAAAGGTCCGCCTGATCCGCCGGCTTCAGGATCAGCGCAAGATCCGCGAGCGGGAAAAGCTGTTCGTGGCGGAAGGAACGCGCCTGGTGGAGGAAGCCGCCGCGGCGGGCGCCCGGGCGCGGATGATCCTCCACGACGGGCACCTCGGCCCGCGCGAGCGCTCGGCGCTCAACCGGCTGGCTTCGGCCGGCGGCGAGGCGTTCGAAACCACGCCTGAGGTCCTGCGCGCCTGCTCCGACACCGCCGCGCCGTCCGGATTGCTGGCTGTGCTCGA
Encoded here:
- a CDS encoding macro domain-containing protein, with translation MNRIVAKHELSPDRNCLLVQGNLTAEAVDAIVNAANGGLQHGGGVAAAIVRAGGTPIQEESDAWVRAHGEATHERPAVTGAGRLPCQAVIHAVGPVWGSGDEDSKLRAAVTGALEAAHERGFASIALPAVSTGIFGFPKQRGAQVIFQAIENWAAAHSQSPLCEIRVTILDQPTLDIFQREFNRRWK